Proteins encoded in a region of the Pelmatolapia mariae isolate MD_Pm_ZW linkage group LG6, Pm_UMD_F_2, whole genome shotgun sequence genome:
- the prdx2 gene encoding peroxiredoxin-2, giving the protein MSAGNAKIGFPAPNFKATAVVDGQFKDIQLSNYKGKYVVFFFYPLDFTFVCPTEIVAFSDRVEEFRNIGCEVIGCSVDSHFSHLAWVNTPRKQGGLGNMKIPLVSDLSKSISKEYGVLKEDEGISYRGLFVIDDKGVLRQITINDLPVGRSVDETLRLVQAFKHTDKYGEVCPAGWKPGSDTIVPDVEKSKAFFSKQ; this is encoded by the exons ATGTCTGCTGGAAACGCTAAGATTGGCTTCCCTGCCCCAAACTTCAAAGCCACAGCTGTAGTTGATGGACAGTTCAAGGACATCCAGCTGTCAAACTACAAAG GGAAATatgtagttttctttttctaccCCCTGGATTTCACATTTGTGTGCCCCACTGAAATTGTGGCCTTCAGCGACAGGGTAGAGGAGTTCCGCAACATCGGCTGCGAGGTTATTGGCTGCTCCGTGGACTCTCACTTCTCTCACTTGGCATG GGTCAACACACCAAGAAAACAGGGAGGTCTGGGTAACATGAAAATCCCCCTGGTATCGGACCTCAGCAAGTCAATCTCCAAAGAGTATGGTGTGCTGAAGGAAGATGAGGGCATCTCATACAG GGGTCTCTTTGTGATTGACGACAAGGGCGTCTTGAGGCAGATCACCATTAACGACTTGCCTGTGGGTCGTTCTGTGGACGAGACTCTGCGCCTGGTTCAAGCCTTTAAGCACACAGACAAATATGGAGAGG TGTGTCCTGCTGGCTGGAAACCCGGGAGTGACACGATCGTCCCAGACGTCGAGAAGAGCAAAGCATTCTTCTCCAAGCAGTAA